One Chitinivibrionia bacterium genomic window, GCGAAATTCCTTCAGGTCTTTGTATTGTGTGGGCTCTGCTCGGTTGGTCTTCCTGCAGCATTGTGTGTCTCGGACTTTTCATACAGGAAACCAAGATCAGCGCCGCAGAAATCGAAATTATTATTTTATACATAAATATGTTCTCACTTCTAAAACAGAAAAAGGTTGATTTTTCGGGTGTAAAAATACTTTATGCCGCTAAGTTTTGCGATTTTTTCTTAAAATTCTCTTATTTTTTAAATTATTACCATTCTTACTTTCGGCGAATATTATTTTACCCTCGATTTTCTTCGGTCGGATGGTGGAATAGGTAGACACTGGGGACTTAAAATCCCTTGGGCATTGCGCCCGTGCGGGTTCAATTCCCGCTCCGACTATTTTTGGGAACATAATTCATTTATTATTAAAAGGAAGGAACCTTGTATGAAAAAGGCGATTTTTTTATGTGGTTTGACGGCGATTTTGCTTGCGCTTACGGCTTGCAACTTCGGTAGCGGAACAAGTGTTAGAATGAGCAGAAACATTGAACTGAAAACAGAGCAGGACAGTTTCAGCTATGTTATCGGACGGGACATTGCGGGCTCACTCAGAATGTTGATGCCTGAAATCAACAAAGACATTCTGTTTTCGGCTCTTTACGAAGGTCTTGACACAACCAAACAATCAAGATTTGACGAAATGGTTGAGCGCGCAATTATGATGAACGTTATGATGCGCCTTAACGAACAGGCAAGAGCGAAAGCTGAAGCCGAAGGCGAAAACAACAAAACCAAAGGCGCTGAGTTTTTGGCTGTTAACGCTCAAAGACCCGAAGTAAATACCACCGGAAGCGGACTTCAGTACGAAGTTATCGAAGCCGGCGACGTTGCGTCAAGAAAACCGACTGCGGCAAGCACAGTAGAAGTGCGCTACGTCGGCACACTTATTGACGGCACGGAATTTGACCGCTCACGTGATGACCAAACCGTAAGATTTCCTGTCGGCGGCGTTATCCCCGGTTGGACAGAAGGTCTTCAACTTATGAATGTAGGCTCAAAATTCAGATTTTTCATTCCTTCGGCACTTGCTTACGGCGAGCGTCCGCTTCCGGGAATTGGTCCTAACAGCACACTTATTTTCGAGGTAGAACTCGTAAATATTATCGACTAATCTCGAACGAACACGGATATTTTTGTAGAGACGCAATGCTTGCGTCTCTTTTTTTTATGTTTACAAAAAACTAAACAGTGTTTTGAACACTGTTCAAAACGCCGT contains:
- a CDS encoding FKBP-type peptidyl-prolyl cis-trans isomerase — protein: MKKAIFLCGLTAILLALTACNFGSGTSVRMSRNIELKTEQDSFSYVIGRDIAGSLRMLMPEINKDILFSALYEGLDTTKQSRFDEMVERAIMMNVMMRLNEQARAKAEAEGENNKTKGAEFLAVNAQRPEVNTTGSGLQYEVIEAGDVASRKPTAASTVEVRYVGTLIDGTEFDRSRDDQTVRFPVGGVIPGWTEGLQLMNVGSKFRFFIPSALAYGERPLPGIGPNSTLIFEVELVNIID